In Brassica napus cultivar Da-Ae chromosome C2, Da-Ae, whole genome shotgun sequence, the sequence aaaatctttcaaggtatttacatgtagattacgaggaactgttttcgagttatttacgaggaattgtagcgacgtccttacgaggaattgtagcgacgtctttacgacgaatcgttctacttcgtctttacgacgaaatatattcctcgctaagttacgacgaattagcgaggaaatatgtgttacgacggacgtgtaacgagcaaacgcgtttcctcgctaattcgtcgtaaagcctcttttacgacgaaataacgaggaaaaccgccctcgttaagattatgttttcttgtagtgatatgcTCCAAGTAATAAGCTGAGCTCTTtgaatttatgataaaaatcattttatttgtaAATCATCATATTGTTGAAAATGAAGGTAATAATTATCACACAAACCACTAGAACATCGGTCATATCTCTATCGATGAGCCCACACCACAGCCTATCTAATTTAAGTTTTCCTACAACCTGAAATTTAAAGAGGTAGCGACcatacaaaaaaagttaaaacctCAAAAAAGGCAAAAAGCtaacatttttaataatgtCACAGTGTCACTCTTCCCACCCAAGCTTAtttgctttttatttatttgtgtcTACTAACCATCTTTGTCTCTATTACGCTCATCTTTCCACCTCAACCAAAGCTCCACGTTCAAGCAATCCTCCACACTCCACAAACCCTAACTCGATTCGATCTCCACCTCCATGGATCCGTAATCtcagtaaactcacaagaagagcCTTCCAAATCCGACTTTAACCGGAACCGGAACCGGAACCGGAAAATGCCGAGCGTTGGAGTGAAACTCTACAGTGTATTCTTCAAGTTCCTTTTAAAACACCGTTTACAAAACCGGATCCAATCCGAAGATTCCTCCTCCTCGTCGGATCCGTTCGGTGTCACGACCCGACCCGAAGAATCAGTCTCCCCTCCGAATCCCTTATTCACCGACGGCGTCGCCACCAAAGACATCCACATCGATCCCTTAACCTCCCTCTCCGTGCGCATCTTCCTCCCCGAATCCGCCCTCTCCCCCGCCTCCGGTAGCCACTCCGGCAAGTCTCGAAGCTTCAACAGCCTCGCCGGATCGGATCTTCTCCTCAGAAGAAACAGCCACGGCTCGTCTAACTCGTTATCGTCTCACAAGTCGGAAGCTAGAAGAAGCAGTTACGTCTACACCACCTCCTCCGCCTCCTCATCCTCCGGCGAGGAGGTGTACAGAGGGTACGCACCGTCGTCGTCCGGGAAATGCAGGAAGCTTCCGGTGATGTTGCAGTTTCACGGCGGCGGGTGGGTGAGTGGGAGCAACGACTCGGTGGCTAATGATTTCTTCTGTAGGAGGATGGCGAAGCACTGTGATGTTATTGTTTTGGCCGTTGGGTACAGGCTCGCGCCTGAGAATAGGTACCCCGCGGCGTGTGAGGACGGGTTCAAGGTGTTGCAGTGGTTGGGGAAGCAGGCGAATCTCGCGGAGTGTAATAAGTCGATGGGTGGTTTAAGgagaggtggtggaggaggagaggTGAAGAAGTCTGATGCGAGTAAGCATGTGGTTGATGCTTTTGGTGCTTCTTTGGTGGAACCTTGGCTCGCTTCTCATGCTGATCCTTCGAGGTAAATCCAAAGTCTTTCCGTTTTGCATTGCTTAGCTCTGAGAAAGTGTTGTTTATGATTGGGTATGTGTGTGTGCTTGCCTTTGTTGGTTTCTTTAGCTAAAAATCTAATCTTTAACGTTAGTTCTTTTGCTATGCAATGTCCTTTTATGATCTTTGATATGTGATTTACTTGTGGAAGTAGCTGATTGAATATATTGTTGTTTCTTGGTCTTGGTGCTGAGTTTAGCTTTCATTATCTCAATAGTATTTATAGCCTTTATAGGTCCTTACCATGTCTTGAAATTTGTCTAAAGACGCTTTCTTTGGGGATTTATGCTGCttctcatcttattcattggcTTTGCATTGGTCTTCGTTGGTTACTTTGGCCTGCTACATCATTATCAATATGTTAACATGATGATACTTTAAATTCCGGAAACCTCTTAGAGATGAGATAGTAAGCTTGAAGAAACATAATACTTACGGATTCAGATTCCTTAAATGCCTATTCATGTCATATGCTActacctctctcttttttttataataaaaaaaaggaagaagaggtAATAGCATATGGCATGAATCCCATGCTATTACCTCCTATGTTTCCAGATTTTAGTGATCGCTTTCACTTTATTCATTGACTTTTCTTTTCATAAATGTTGTCTTTGTTCTTAAGAACTTCTAAGGATAGAAGAAACTAGATCCCAGCAGAGTGTTCAGAGCAATAATTCATGTTTGTATTTGTATAAGTGTCTGTAGTCTGTAGATGATTGCTTTCATGTGATTCAGGTGAAAAACAATCTTACTGAGTTCTGTGActtctcaaaaaaaattgaaacttcaGATGTGTGCTTCTCGGTGTGAGCTGTGGTGCCAACATAGCAGACTACGTATCTCGAAAAGCCATCGAAGCTGGCCAAAATCTAGACCCAGTCAAAGTCGTGGCTCAAGTCTTAATGTACCCGTTCTTCATCGGCACCGTTCCCACGCAATCCGAGATCAAACAAGCAAACTCCTACTTCTACGACAAACCCATGTGCATTCTCGCCTGGAAGCTTTTCTTACCAGAAGAAGAGTTCAGTCTGGACCACCCGGCAGCGAACCCGCTCGTTCCGGACCGGGGCCCACCGCTCAAGTTCATGCCACCGACGCTAACCATCGTCGCAGAGCATGACTGGATGAGAGACAGAGCCATCGCTTACTCAGAAGAGCTAAGGAAAGTCAACGTAGATGCTCCTGTGCTGGAGTACAAAGACGCCGTTCACGAGTTTGCAACGCTCGACATGCTTCTCAGGACTCCACAGGCTCAGGCTTGTGCAGAAGATATTGCCATCTGGGTTAAGAAATACATCTCTCTCCGTGGCCACGAGTTCTCTTACTAGGGTTCATCCGGAAAACTCCAggaagccaaaaaaaaaaaaaaaaatggtggaCCGAAAACTAAACCGGTTTTGTTGTTTCACACAGTTTTAACTTGGAAGGCAAGCGAGGTTGTGGGGTTCTTCTTCAGTGTGAGTAGAATTAGTTTAGACAAGTGTCGATGGGGTCGAGTGAAGACTCTCAAAGCTTTTATTGTCACAGGGTATTTCCTGtatattaaaactatatattatacgTTCTCTTGACCAAATGTTCCTGCTTTTTTGGTTTATCATCATACCAAGTTTTTggaaaaccgaaccaaaccaaaagcaGATCCACAAAAATGAGCTGTATATACCATACCATAACAATTTAGAGCTGTTTGATCTTAGTAAAAGTCCTAAACTGAATAAGGTTGGAATTTAAGGTTTTTCTTTTAAGTAGCACTCTGAAATTTCAACCAGTCATGTACATCTAAACACAAATCACACAAGAATCATATTTCATAAAGAAGtcgaaatttaaatattttttggtgcAAACTGAAATTAAAACCATAAtagattaaacattttttttgtttttgtagaatCAAATTAAtcgataataaaattatgagacacccaacatattaaaaaaagtagaaagctgcaacaaaaatgatGCCAGAATTAGCACTCGTATCAAATAAATTTCATAGTTCTATGTTTTACTGATTCTTATTCAAAACACACTTTAGCCCTTGGCCTCTTCAACTTTTCATCAGAACGTTCAATAGGGATGACTGACCTCTTCAACTTCCCAGGAACGTTCACCTTAGCCTCCTGCAGCATTCTCTGCCACATCTCTTTAACATGATGACGAGACTTCTTCTGAAACCAAGCTTCAATCTCAGGGTACAATACATTCGGATTCTGTTCCCATCTCTTTTTCAAACTCCCCAAACTatcaatcttcttctctttcaacGCTTTCACCAAACTCCCAACTCTCTCTAAACCCCAACCTTCTCTTTCCAACAGCGTTTCAGGCTTTCCAGCCATCAACGCCCTAGCGCTTTTCAAACAAGGCAACACCTCTCCTCGAAGCAAAGCATATCCAAAAACCGCTGCTCGGTACATATCATCATTTACTGCCTCGCTGTGAGCCGGAAGCTCCCAAAGATGAGGGCCGAAGCTAGGAACCACCCAGCAGAAAACTCTGTCCAGCTCCCTTGAGTAATACGGTTTCGGGTCCTTGAGCGGCGTGGAGAACACGCACAGAGACTTTGCGTGTTTCACCAGCCACTCCGGCTTCACACGCGTCGCTCCGTGCATGTACGGTTTGTTGGTTCGTAGGAGCTCGCTGTAGACTAGCAACTCCGGGGCAGAGTTTATGAGAGAAGACCAGCGGTGCAAGTAAACAGGCTCTTCTTGAACCGCGCACGCTTGGTACTGTGTGGATTTAGTCTTTCTCGCTACACGGTCTGCCCATCCAGCGCATATGGCTTCTCCCAAGAGCTCTTCTTCCATCTGCAAAAGCGGAGTTTTCGACAATGCGGCGTTTCTCCATGACTCCTCCACGTCTTGTATAGTCCCATGAGTCCATGTGTAAAGGTTTTCAGTTTCGGAGGACCTGAATACAAGTCGCAGAAGATCAGCTTTGAGCTTAGACATCTCGTTCATCGTCTTCATATTCAAGCCGTTGGTCTCGCAGAAGAGGTCCGGGCCATCCTCCGCGACCTCATAGGAATGCAACACGTAAGCTACGGTCAAAGCGTCGCTGCTCGGGTTGGAGAATCTGTCGCGAGCAGCTTTGATTTTATCTTTTCGATCCTTTTTCCGTTGTTTATCATCTTCACGATCCTCGTTTTGTTTCTCTTCTCCAAACTGCATTATCAAAGGGTTCTCTAAACTCAACGCAGCTGCTGCTGCAACCGCGTACGCAAGGACGAGATTCGCCCGGGAGTAGTTACGCGCCTCTTTCAGCATCTGGATGACTGTGAGAAGCATTCTCGAGTGACGTGGACTCATGGGATAGTTAGACATAGCATTCCCTAGCGGTGTTAGCCTCCCGTCGCTGTCGAGAGCCTCTAAAGCCTTTAAGCATCTTTCTGACTGTTTAATAGATGATGGCTCAGGCGGTGTCGGAAACGGGAAGTTCTCAACCTGTAGAAAAAAAGTAGAAAGATTCGTCAGGACAGGAACGTTCACTGAGAGTGGTGGCAAGTTGGCAACAGACGCCTTTACCTTTGGAATGTTCATAGATTTCAACTGAAGAACGACTCCATCGATAGGAACTCTGGTGATTTCAGGAGGGGATGATTCCTCAAACGTGTTGCTGAAAACCGTAGATGAATAGAGACGGTAACAGTGGCCAGGTCCAGTACGTCCGGCTCTTCCAGCTCGTTGACTAGCCGAAGCTTGACTGATCCAATCAACCTCATATGCATCCATACCAGTCTTGATATCGTAGCTCTTGGCCTTGGCACGGCCAGTATCAACCACATACTTTATCCCCGGAATGGTCAGAGAAGTCTCCGCTACGTTAGTTGCCACAAccacaagtctttctccttcCTCAACTTCCGCAAACACTCGGAGCTGTGCATCAGGAGAGAGCATTGCATATAGTGGAAGAACACGTAGCTTCCCTGGAGTAAATGGTTTCTTCTCCTCCTCGGCTTCAGTGGACGTTGTTGTTGTCTCAGTAGATTCAGATCCTTTTTTGTCTGCCAAAGCTTTAAACGCTGCACGAAGAGCATCAACCTTCTTCCCATCTTCTACAAGTGAACTCGCAAGGCCGCCGTCATCATCAATTGTTTCCCA encodes:
- the LOC106375489 gene encoding probable carboxylesterase 11 codes for the protein MPSVGVKLYSVFFKFLLKHRLQNRIQSEDSSSSSDPFGVTTRPEESVSPPNPLFTDGVATKDIHIDPLTSLSVRIFLPESALSPASGSHSGKSRSFNSLAGSDLLLRRNSHGSSNSLSSHKSEARRSSYVYTTSSASSSSGEEVYRGYAPSSSGKCRKLPVMLQFHGGGWVSGSNDSVANDFFCRRMAKHCDVIVLAVGYRLAPENRYPAACEDGFKVLQWLGKQANLAECNKSMGGLRRGGGGGEVKKSDASKHVVDAFGASLVEPWLASHADPSRCVLLGVSCGANIADYVSRKAIEAGQNLDPVKVVAQVLMYPFFIGTVPTQSEIKQANSYFYDKPMCILAWKLFLPEEEFSLDHPAANPLVPDRGPPLKFMPPTLTIVAEHDWMRDRAIAYSEELRKVNVDAPVLEYKDAVHEFATLDMLLRTPQAQACAEDIAIWVKKYISLRGHEFSY
- the LOC106375492 gene encoding ATP-dependent RNA helicase DEAH13-like, whose product is MKGEDSNLDIMPPRKKKNTGPNKMGDKLNLKKTTLSKSQKRKLKKIEEEKEKELLSAKTAELLDKYKISEDVSLLLQSSKAIGRSDTKLEKRRRPMQLSKAGVLSDEPVKENDDSDSFMDDEPTTPVALQTDSDQRIHDNELDSKVIISAEEVREEDETKIREEDETMFKNLQTTRRDDDYEEGLQRMDESEDVTPKGPAFVVHVSRPAEVEETRKELPIIMMEQEIMEAINYHPTVIISGKTGCGKTTQVPQFLYEAGYGSKQVSSRSGVIGITQPRRVAVLATAKRVAHELGVRLGQEVGFQVRYDKKIGENSAIKFMTDGILVREIKEDLLLMRYSVIILDEAHERSLNTDILIGMLTRSIKMRQELYRDQQKHLQAGGTIASKDVIWPLKLILMSATLRVEDFVSGQRLFPKPPPVIEVPTRQYPVTIHFSKRTDEFNYMGEAYKKVMSIHKKLPQGGILVFVTGQREVENLCEKLRKSSKELVAQAARRDASEKEKKLDDDDGDGSFGGVDMKEISEAFDDASNTQGYRFNSFGEDPYETGNGEYDDFDEENMYESDEESDWETIDDDGGLASSLVEDGKKVDALRAAFKALADKKGSESTETTTTSTEAEEEKKPFTPGKLRVLPLYAMLSPDAQLRVFAEVEEGERLVVVATNVAETSLTIPGIKYVVDTGRAKAKSYDIKTGMDAYEVDWISQASASQRAGRAGRTGPGHCYRLYSSTVFSNTFEESSPPEITRVPIDGVVLQLKSMNIPKVENFPFPTPPEPSSIKQSERCLKALEALDSDGRLTPLGNAMSNYPMSPRHSRMLLTVIQMLKEARNYSRANLVLAYAVAAAAALSLENPLIMQFGEEKQNEDREDDKQRKKDRKDKIKAARDRFSNPSSDALTVAYVLHSYEVAEDGPDLFCETNGLNMKTMNEMSKLKADLLRLVFRSSETENLYTWTHGTIQDVEESWRNAALSKTPLLQMEEELLGEAICAGWADRVARKTKSTQYQACAVQEEPVYLHRWSSLINSAPELLVYSELLRTNKPYMHGATRVKPEWLVKHAKSLCVFSTPLKDPKPYYSRELDRVFCWVVPSFGPHLWELPAHSEAVNDDMYRAAVFGYALLRGEVLPCLKSARALMAGKPETLLEREGWGLERVGSLVKALKEKKIDSLGSLKKRWEQNPNVLYPEIEAWFQKKSRHHVKEMWQRMLQEAKVNVPGKLKRSVIPIERSDEKLKRPRAKVCFE